Proteins found in one Pongo pygmaeus isolate AG05252 chromosome 8, NHGRI_mPonPyg2-v2.0_pri, whole genome shotgun sequence genomic segment:
- the MSMB gene encoding beta-microseminoprotein isoform X2 — protein sequence MNVLLGSLVIFAIFVTLCNASCYFIPNERVPGDSTRECMDLEGNKHPINSKWQTDNCETCTCYKTEISCCSLVSTPVGYDKDNCQRIFKKEDCKYIVVEKKDPEKTCSVSAWII from the exons AATGTTCTCCTGGGCAGCCTCGTGATCTTTGCCATCTTCGTGACTTTATGCAATGCATCATGCTATTTCATACCTAATGAGAGAGTTCCAGGAGATTCAACCAGGG AATGCATGGATCTCGAAGGAAACAAACACCCAATAAACTCGAAGTGGCAGACTGACAACTGTGAGACATGCACTTGCTACAAAACAGAAATTTCATGTTGCAGCCT TGTTTCTACACCTGTGGGTTATGACAAAGACAACTGCCAAAGAATCTTCAAGAAGGAGGACTGCAAGTATATCGTGGTGGAGAAGAAGGACCCAGAAAAGACCTGTTCTGTCAGTGCATGGATAATCTAA